cattagcccgagtatgagctcttctgaaagttttcttcgtAGGTGTTCTTCGtgtgcttcgagatgaactcgatgcttgggatgatgtcctacttcttgatggtccgcttctttgttCAGATTTGTAAGACCTGGATTTCTATCTAGACCATACTGtttttggtttccaagaacttcttccacttcgagCATAAGGATGAGTCTTGAAACTTCTCTTCTTATATTTCTGTGGTTTGCTTCCAATAatagttggaagatcattttccttacaacacaaaggagttcttttgttgatacctcttcagcgtttgtaattcttttgtaatgatGCCATGTGACACCAATCTGCCAATTTTtctttaaggaaagaggctcttcttgccgacgtatctggattaccaagtatgtattcccttatgagcatttctctccaaggacttggcatttttgcgaagaaaaactgcatagctatatcttcttcgactcctgaattccatctatatttggtgaataacataatgtattcatccaccaagcatatgtcatgtaattcaagactatacagagcttgagtgtgtttcttcttcttctctgtatcttgactattgaaatagtcaactcctataaaatgtgctttaaatagagtagccatttttccagcgatctcactaagagattcaccCACTACGACTGACTCCTTCATATCTAATGAAGTCATGTCTTAAGCAATTTTCACTGAtctcataagactcatttctaacagtttaatgaatccttctttattgagatcgagtgttcctgctgcaatccTCATAGCCAatgtccaatcgtctatgagatcttctctgtttttgaagtccaatacatcaaggttaagcataaccccgtaaggatgtataggatccaAAACAGTTTTCCCACAGGGGGTTTGGTGCAAAGGGATTTGatttctccttgcccttgttcccgctgggtgtaatcctccaccagtatggaaatcagtttgagattctctcatatttatattatgagatcccatactttcccttgaTAGTTCTTGAGAAGATGACCAAGTTATAGCAGGTGGTGTGTCACCTACTGCTGTGTTCATttttagatctactactttgagatttgcgaatgattccgcaagctcttgtagatcttCCAAAcaaatcctttctaaagttgtcatcagattaatttcttttctgagacggACTTAATTAAAtcgatcatcttttcttcttcagtcaaaggttttgacaccactctggtcttcccttgttgatgtaacaaaggttcggtaCCAAATGATGGTGGTAACCATCCTCCTGAAATTCttttactagaacttggttgttgttctagtttttgaattcttgtttgaatatcctttaatatcCCAAGAATTTCTTCCTGAGTTTCAAGAATTTTCTCAACCATTTGAGGTACAAAgtatagcatattgccataattttgtactatcttctgtatttctctaagatctgAAGAGAGCTTGGAGGAATCTGGAACTATCTCTAGAAACTTATTtgtttgaatcataagtttacctgagattttacctgagggtgcagtagcttctctttctgtttctgatatctaacaatagttagatgcacttgtttatattccaaaatattggaatattccttgtaaattatttttctcgaaccgaaattcggattcataattttttcgaaattcctCAAACATTTCGTTTCTTTATAATAgtaaatttgtgtttgaaataattcaacctaaggctctgataccatttaaaCCAGGATTAGTATTAAGGGAAttaattaagatttttaaaataaaaaggagGCTATTTTTCAAAATGAAATTTTAGGGAAGTCaaatttttaattgatttttctttggAGGCTATATCCCAAATATCTCAGCTTTTTTGCGTTCCGAAAAGGGAAAATGAAGCTCAACAAAAATcgaaatttattattatattgcaATTAAtagataaattttaaatttatatcttATTGATTTTAAACGTTAATATGGtagatttcaaatattttaaaaattaaaattaacataaatcttacataaatataaaatagaaaataaatttgaaatttataatttttttctgaattataaaaatatatttgaaatccaCGAATTTTTAAATTCATAATTCTAAACACAACTTCagattttttacaaaaaaaaattatacatttttttattaaaaaaattatagttattctttatttaaataaaaaacctAATAAAATTGGTGAAATAGTTTGGAGGAAGATGATTaaaatatggcaaaaacttgtgtgagacggtctcacgggtcatatttgtgagacggatcccttatttgggtcatctatgaaaaagtattactttttatgctaacagtattactttatattgtgaatatccgtagggttgacccgtctcacgaattaagatccgtgagacggtctcacatgagacctactcttaaaatatatgcaaggaATATATTTGTAAAAAAGACATGTATTCAACAAATAAGTTTCAGAATATGActcttttcaaaaaaaaaaaaaagtttcagAATATGACTGGTTCAGTAATCCAATTGTCTCCAGGCTCAATTGCTTTTGGAGCCTTGTAACAATAAAGAAGACAAAATACGACATAATATAAAATTACCAACTTTCATTTGAAAAGTATCAATGCATTATGGAACCACAAACAAGAAAACGAAACCATAAAACATAGTGGTTTTGAGGGATGATGTAGGGAGACAAAAAACGCCAAGGTCAAAATTTGATATGGCAAACACAAGGTCACATTCTGCTTCTAAATTCACCATAAAATGTTTGACATATTTCAATAACCAGACCAGTTAGGAGGATTCCAAACATGTTTGGTGATTAAAATCGAGCTTTTCGTTTCCGGGCAGTGTACTTTGTGTCTGGAGGGACGGTGTTGCCCTTTCTTCTCATCTGTTCCTTCTTCCGCATAACCCACACTCTTCCTTTCACCTTCTTATTTAACTTTTGCTTTTTTCTAGGTCTGTGCCTGTCAGATACACAAACCTGCAATCGAGAAAGTATTGTTTTGTAAAGAAGAAACTGAAGTACCAAGTTTCCAGGAAAGAGACTAGATAAGTTATTAACAATAAAGTGTTCGATTATCACTACATATATCTACTGATCAAGTAAATATGTACTCACGGATTCATTCTCTTCATCTCCGCTGCTCTCTTCATCATCGCAACTTTCCTCATCTTCATTTTTCCCTTTTGGAATGGCGCTTCTTAGAGATGGTGGCCCACAAGTGAGTACAAGGTATTCTTTTCTACTCTTGGTACTGTACAAGAAGAAAACCTATAATTAGAGCGACAACTATTTACATGGAGCATTATTTTCTTTTCAACATATTGCGTCTTGAATCCACTTCAAAAACGAAACTATTACAGATCTAAATGATACGGGCCAAAATCAGCGGTTAGTAATGAAGAGAATTTTAGAAGTAGTAAGCCTGGGAAAAGGGATTATGAGAAGAAAGGAGTTGGTTGGGGTAATCCATTATTCTGTTTACTCTTATTTAATTGGCTTTTGCTAGGGAATTGAAGGAAGTGAAATTCGTTGTACAGAGCCAACTCTGAGAAAATTATAGCATATCATATATATTAAACTCTATCATGTTGATTCCTTCCTATTTGCTTGTCTCCTTAGTTATTTCTTTGCTAAATCATTtcggagtcttgacagaaacaAACTAGAGGGAAGAAATGCCAGGAAGCTGACAGGACATGGTGGGAATTATTGAAAATATGATGACATGCATAATCTTTTATATACCTGTGCGGGAAGTCAACAACTACACCCCCAGAAAAACCAGCTCGCATGGCAAAACCTAGAATCAGCTCACGTTGAGCCAGATTTTCAGGATACACTTGCAACACGGCCCTTGCTCCACGCGCTAAACATCGGTACAATGACCCAAAAAATGCCCTGCAATGATTTATTAAAAattcagatttgtatgttcactGCAGAAGGCATGAGCGAACAGCCAATCACAAAGCAACACATGCCATTTTTCAGTATCGATGCAAGACATGAAAGGACCAGAGAAATTACATACTTCAATCTCAAACGTGGATCATGAGAAGATTTGTCTGCATTACACAACCACTGGTAGGAGAGAATGAAACAGTAGGAAGATATCAGACGGGGATAATTtgcaaaaaaaggaaaaaaagaaagagatcTATAGGTTACGAAAACCGATTTCGTGGAGATGTCAGCGTATGGTTATAAATACTGCAAATTTAAACCCAACTGCAGGTAACTGAATCAAGTCCACAATAATTTTCATTTCATCATAGTTTGTAAAGCAAAATACTTCACAAACTAAAGAAATTATTGGTGCCACAAGGTACAGATATATACGGTCACAAAAAATATCATTGTTTTATAGTTACAAAGACCTCTTATACTCTTAAAATTGAAATCACTTGCATGAATTGGtctctatattaattaattaagatcTATAAAAGCACATATCATCAGAAAGGTACAGAAGAATAACCTGTACAGCAGATATACTCATGGCACCATCAAGAACTCCCGGTCGTAGCCCCAAACCCTACAATGGTTTAACGCGCATACATGATTATGCATCAAATCAAAACAGAGAAAAATGACACGCATAAACTAAATGATAGATCAAGTTTTAGACATTCAATTCAAATTGGTAAGATAAACCAGCAAGCTTTAAAAACAATAATGTTGCGATGATTGGTGGGATGATATTTTCACCGTTGAAAATAAAGAATCCCAATACCTAATCTTACCTTCACATATAACCAATCGACTTCACCACAAATCTGAGAAaccttaatttaattttattgtaTTACCTGAGGTTTTCATCATCATTATCATTCTGGGGAGATCTGGAATCAAATAGTTTACATTTTCCCCCACAATTTACAAACCAGCTTTAGCAAATCAAAAGCAACAAAACAGATGAAGGGTGGTTGATTCAAAACCCAGTAAGTTTTCCCATCTAAAAGTGTgctctgaaaaaaaaaaagtccaGCAGTTCTGAATAAACGTATCCCTTATTTCTAAAGATTACTGGAGAAGATCTAACCTCTTCTTGAAGATCAACTATGATATCTTAATCACAATTTATGAGCAAATgtagaaattttttaataatggcGAAGAAAAACGACGACATTGGATTCACAAATTTATAAGCTTACaaagaattaaataaaaataataataagcaACTTATAAGCCATTAACTTTTGAGAATGAAATGTGATTGGTATGAACCAAACACTTAAGTGCCAACCTGCCCCATGTCACTAAGCACAAGGTCACCCTCAACTTCACGCTCCAACGCAACGTCTGGAGTAATCACAAAGTAACAAATTTTAAAGAAGAACCATGAACGAGTAGGTTGTATGTTATTCGGACTATTATAAAAAAGAAAAGCCACATACGGCATACCTAACATTGCTTGTGATATATCTAAACCAATCCACTGG
This is a stretch of genomic DNA from Primulina eburnea isolate SZY01 chromosome 11, ASM2296580v1, whole genome shotgun sequence. It encodes these proteins:
- the LOC140806394 gene encoding 18S rRNA (guanine-N(7))-methyltransferase RID2-like; protein product: MTSRPELQAPPEIFYNDEEARKYTSSSRIIDIQDKLSKRALELLALPDDNIPRLLLDIGCGSGLSGETLTENGHQWIGLDISQAMLDVALEREVEGDLVLSDMGQGLGLRPGVLDGAMSISAVQWLCNADKSSHDPRLRLKAFFGSLYRCLARGARAVLQVYPENLAQRELILGFAMRAGFSGGVVVDFPHSTKSRKEYLVLTCGPPSLRSAIPKGKNEDEESCDDEESSGDEENESVCVSDRHRPRKKQKLNKKVKGRVWVMRKKEQMRRKGNTVPPDTKYTARKRKARF